A single region of the Micropterus dolomieu isolate WLL.071019.BEF.003 ecotype Adirondacks linkage group LG02, ASM2129224v1, whole genome shotgun sequence genome encodes:
- the prf1.3 gene encoding perforin-1.3: protein MLSSSHLLLLLFLPRSLGCQTASYTECQQAPFVPGHNLAGEGFNVVMMKTSGASVVDVKNFMVGGVQGNCTLCHNNLLNKTQKLPASILDWRVKVLCHRKLTRKIFESSQSVMEDTSKSLGVNWKVGLGISGLGGFAIGGSHSTTSKFAESHSRKDKFSFVTHNFECKYYTFRLHTRPPLSKEFEGSLKNLPPTYDPKNAAPFQQFISIYGTHFIRQVHLGGQVTSITAIRTCEAAMSKMDVHTVSNCLSVEAEAVIKGIKFDAALGFCRNKSSSLKTGATFSQAFSDRTTMVLGGDGNVGDILFRPNGAAGYKKWLSSLMRVPGVVSYEVSPLHLLVTNNSTLKSNLGQAISDYIRNSAKSLRCPAGCKVGHQKQDCACQCKGHRMVNSDCCPAETGVAKLNVTVVRAEGLWGDYVTKTDGYVKVFYNKQAYTTRVIWNNDFPVWNELFHFETVNIRDKKPIRFEVWDRDYGWDDDLLGKAEVVPTTYLNTKKFPMNHGSLVIQLSVVCAPSLQGSLCDQYLATPSYEGIMGYMKEDRQDHWGSGKSGPEADGAHGSSFL from the exons ATGCTCTCCtcctcccatctcctcctcctcctcttcctccctcggTCTCTGGGTTGTCAGACCGCCTCCTACACGGAGTGTCAGCAGGCTCCGTTTGTACCGGGTCACAACCTGGCTGGCGAAGGCTTCAACGTGGTGATGATGAAGACCAGTGGCGCCAGCGTGGTCGACGTCAAGAACTTCATGGTCGGAGGAGTTCAGGGGAACTGCACCTTGTGCCACAACAACCTCCTCAACAAG ACCCAGAAACTCCCTGCGTCAATCCTGGACTGGCGGGTCAAG GTGCTATGCCATCGCAAGCTAACGCGTAAGATCTTTGAGTCCAGCCAGTCAGTCATGGAAGACACAAGCAAATCCCTCGGAGTCAACTGGAAG GTGGGCCTCGGCATTTCTGGACTCGGTGGTTTTGCAATCGGAGGATCACACTCCACCACATCAAAGTTTGCAGAAAGCCACAGCAGGAAAGACAAGTTCTCCTTCGTCACCCACAACTTTGAATGCAAATACTACAC CTTCCGTCTTCACACCCGCCCTCCACTGAGTAAGGAGTTTGAGGGTTCCCTAAAGAACCTTCCCCCCACCTACGACCCCAAGAACGCTGCACCTTTCCAACAGTTCATCTCTATCTATGGGACCCACTTCATCCGGCAGGTTCACCTCGGGGGTCAAGTGACCTCCATCACCGCCATCCGGACCTGCGAGGCCGCCATGAGCAAGATGGATGTCCACACTGTTAGCAACTGCCTGTCTGTCGAGGCCGAAGCGGTCATCAAAGGCATCAAATTCGACGCAGCCCTTGGCTTCTGCCGCAACAAGAGCAGCAGCCTAAAAACAGGAGCAACCTTCAGCCAGGCCTTCTCCGACCGGACCACCATGGTTCTGGGAGGAGACGGGAATGTGGGGGACATCCTGTTCAGACCCAATGGTGCCGCAGGGTACAAGAAGTGGCTCAGTTCCCTGATGAGGGTCCCAGGTGTGGTGTCCTACGAAGTCAGCCCCCTGCACTTGCTG GTGACAAACAACTCCACCCTAAAGTCCAACCTAGGTCAAGCCATCAGCGACTACATCCGCAACAGTGCGAAGTCACTCCGCTGCCCGGCAGGATGCAAGGTCGGCCACCAGAAACAGGACTGTGCATGTCAGTGTAAAGGACACCGCATGGTCAACTCCGACTGCTGCCCAGCCGAGACCGGCGTAGCCAAGCTGAATGTGACGGTGGTTCGAGCTGAGGGGCTGTGGGGAGACTATGTCACCAAGACAGACGGATACGTTAAGgttttctacaataaacaaGCTTACACAACACGAGTGATCTGGAACAACGACTTCCCCGTCTGGAATGAGCTCTTTCACTTCGAAACCGTCAACATACGGGACAAAAA ACCAATCCGTTTTGAGGTTTGGGACCGGGACTACGGCTGGGACGACGACCTGCTCGGAAAAGCGGAAGTGGTGCCCACGACGTACCTCAATACCAAGAAGTTTCCGATGAACCACGGCTCACTGGTCATCCAGCTGTCTGTTGTGTGTGCTCCCAGCCTGCAGGGGTCGCTGTGTGACCAGTACCTTGCTACGCCAAGCTACGAGGGCATTATGGGATACATGAAGGAAGACCGGCAGGACCACTGGGGTTCAGGGAAGTCGGGTCCTGAGGCTGATGGGGCTCACGGCAGCTCCTTTCTTTGA